The following proteins are encoded in a genomic region of Pseudodesulfovibrio mercurii:
- a CDS encoding NirD/YgiW/YdeI family stress tolerance protein — protein sequence MKRFTFALMLVFTVFAATAFAAANTFAGSFQSQDMRAHTVAAANASGMDTGVALHGHIVKVINNDSVLFSDNTGELLVHIENAETNPAALTHADVDINGKIVGDLMYTEVQADSVTLDK from the coding sequence ATGAAGCGTTTCACCTTTGCCCTGATGCTCGTGTTTACCGTCTTTGCCGCCACCGCTTTCGCCGCCGCCAACACCTTTGCCGGCTCGTTCCAGTCCCAGGACATGCGGGCCCACACCGTGGCCGCCGCCAACGCCTCGGGCATGGACACCGGCGTGGCCCTGCACGGCCATATCGTCAAGGTCATCAACAACGACAGCGTGCTGTTCTCCGACAATACCGGCGAACTGCTCGTGCACATTGAGAACGCCGAGACCAACCCGGCCGCCCTCACCCATGCCGACGTGGACATCAACGGCAAGATCGTCGGCGACCTCATGTACACCGAAGTCCAGGCCGACTCCGTGACCCTGGACAAGTAA